A genomic region of Plasmodium malariae genome assembly, chromosome: 14 contains the following coding sequences:
- the PmUG01_14080800 gene encoding conserved Plasmodium protein, unknown function translates to MEKTPFKYFFYFLFFIFYLPISSTSYKFLKILSSSFPKRCNIKNKKKEEKEEKEKNKKKHFLYYEQFRNFSCKLVSPQREEKVYTKNDQEGRMRRKKLYILITSPEGARIYRFLVVLLIYNLTKNKNDKNVQILCNNGKNSIIDEILNVPIISIGESCNEILNNYLNKTGFFNNIYKHYPSLVKQNVCNISYDTFNQINNSVKKLNIVFTPSKANSATLKMEMMSKYFKNQKECINANIVWVSSAISQSNFEDISTAISGEAKDDHIIKLTKINCYDTKQIVHSNKMKIKIKKKNCIVSLMSNSTVQSFYNNFGSDYNYVVCMGHNCYNLLKELNFKNIYFPHDSKLHTFLNVLIKLYNELKIKDKKKKYEVLLTREKHKNDQVRKILSEKNIPFVIIPCISTQYDSQGIQRLYSLISTYVTSGV, encoded by the coding sequence ATGGAAAAAACGCCctttaagtattttttttattttttattttttattttttacctgCCCATTTCTTCAACTAGCTacaaatttttgaaaattctGTCTTCCTCTTTTCCCAAACGGtgtaacataaaaaataaaaaaaaagaagaaaaggaagaaaaagaaaaaaacaaaaaaaaacattttctatattatgaACAGTTCAGAAATTTCAGTTGCAAATTGGTGAGTCCGCAAAGGGAGGAAAAAGTGTATACAAAGAATGATCAAGAGGGAAGGATGAGAAGAAAAAagttatacattttaattactTCACCAGAGGGTGCTAGAATATATAGGTTCCTGGTAgtattacttatatataacttaacaaaaaacaaaaatgataaaaatgtgcaaattttatgtaataatggaaaaaatagcATAATTGATGAAATACTCAATGTGCCAATTATATCAATTGGTGAATCATgcaatgaaatattaaacaaCTACTTAAATAAAACAGGCTTcttcaataatatatataaacattatcCTTCTttagtaaaacaaaatgtatGCAACATAAGTTATGACACATTTAACCAAATTAATAATAGTGTGAAAAAACTGAACATTGTCTTTACCCCTAGCAAAGCTAATTCTGCAAcattaaaaatggaaatgatgagcaaatattttaaaaatcaaAAGGAGTGTATTAATGCTAATATAGTGTGGGTTTCATCTGCCATTAGTCAGTCCAACTTTGAAGATATTAGTACCGCCATCAGTGGAGAAGCAAAGGATgatcatataataaaactcaccaaaataaattgttatgatacaaaacaaattgtgcatagtaataaaatgaaaatcaaaataaaaaagaagaactGTATAGTATCACTCATGAGTAATAGCACAGTGCAATCCTTTTATAACAACTTTGGAAGtgattataattatgttGTATGCATGGGACATAACTGTTATAATCTTTTGaaagaattaaattttaaaaatatatattttcctcaTGATTCAAAGTTACACACCTTTTTGAACGTTCTAATAAAACTGTACAACgagttaaaaataaaggataaaaaaaaaaaatatgaagttTTACTAACTAGggaaaaacacaaaaatgaCCAAGTAAGGAAAATATTGTCCGAGAAAAACATCCCCTTTGTAATTATACCTTGCATAAGCACACAGTACGACTCCCAAGGCATTCAGCGTTTGTACTCGCTGATTTCAACCTACGTAACAAGTGgagtttga
- the PmUG01_14080900 gene encoding conserved Plasmodium protein, unknown function encodes MQITKEKGDQPNKVITETFLKAKEDSVYVKCKDVNNKQTITNKENCPNGKIRCNNLEGDGKKEHMECIKRRIKKQKKKKKDDRENYNNFFNSKMYLPSLKANKEELKFFFKILHNMMERNKSDNIYINLMDILCKNFPKYIGLFANLWFQCKTLLAEKLILIEFFRQLKVNSEIINHFFNYGYDSFETVLSITPQDLAKIQHFNNVTWAPGHVFRMKIIFLKIHDYFKIFIQKNDDYIKKINEFILNKRKKTDLTEQLCIPQQNYEKMKKINYSPLISPRSSNLNTITYQPYKYMNLKAKTVLYNNDSMYRRNNINISNYHCSPKPIMRSLQNIFLCHPR; translated from the coding sequence ATGCAGATAACGAAGGAAAAAGGAGATCAACCGAACAAAGTCATTACAGAAACGTTTTTGAAGGCTAAAGAGGACAGTGTATATGTCAAGTGTAAAGacgtaaataataaacaaactATTACAAATAAGGAGAATTGTCCAAATGGAAAAATACGTTGTAATAATCTTGAAGGGgatggaaaaaaagaacatatggaatgtataaaaagaagaataaaaaaacaaaagaaaaaaaaaaaagatgatagagaaaattataacaacTTTTTTAACtcaaaaatgtatttaccTTCACTAAAAGCTAATAAAGAGgagttaaaatttttttttaaaattttacataatatgaTGGAACGAAATAAATCagacaatatatatataaatcttaTGGATATATTATGCAAaaattttccaaaatatATTGGACTGTTTGCAAATTTATGGTTTCAATGTAAAACATTATTAGCAgagaaattaatattaattgaaTTCTTTAGACAGCTAAAAGTAAATTCAGAAAtaattaatcatttttttaattatggaTATGACTCATTCGAAACAGTGTTATCTATTACTCCTCAAGACTTAGCCAAAATtcaacattttaataatgttaCTTGGGCACCTGGGCATGTGTTcagaatgaaaataattttcttaaaaatacacgattattttaaaattttcattcaaaaaaatgatgattatattaaaaaaattaacgaatttattttaaataaaagaaaaaaaactgaCTTAACAGAACAGCTCTGTATACCACaacaaaattatgaaaaaatgaaaaaaattaattattccCCTCTAATCTCCCCAAGGTCAAGCAATTTAAATACAATTACTTATCAaccatataaatatatgaacctTAAAGCAAAAACGGtcctatataataatgatagtaTGTACCGTAGAAACAATATCAACATTTCAAATTATCACTGTTCCCCGAAACCCATAATGCGTAgtcttcaaaatatttttctatgcCATCCGCGTTAA
- the PmUG01_14081100 gene encoding U3 small nucleolar RNA-associated protein 11, putative, with amino-acid sequence MSSYKNVIPRRSYLERGQSKNRLHLGEIEKKVDYKKRREIYKKKKKIENVLREKIMRKNPDEFHTGMVHSRIKENDNILIKEEKVLKEEIKLKNKRGLLNQKVNYCYKKLKKINKIINNFRICVPLRYVFNNSHEIFNENEQKQILSTDDKKLKKVSELNQKRYNTLINAKKNILKCIRNLENKYVSTYRNIDGYTVKNLKGNTPYRFYAPRFR; translated from the coding sequence ATGTCGAGCtacaaaaatgtaattcCGAGGAGGAGCTACCTGGAAAGGGGGCAATCAAAGAATAGACTACATTTGGgagaaattgaaaaaaaggttgactataaaaaaagaagagaaatatacaagaaaaaaaaaaaaattgaaaatgtgttgagggaaaaaattatgaggAAAAACCCTGATGAATTTCATACAGGTATGGTTCATTCAcgaataaaagaaaatgataatatattaataaaagaagaaaaagttttaaaagaggaaataaaattaaaaaataaaagaggtttattaaatcaaaaagtaaattattgttataagaaattaaaaaaaattaataaaattattaacaactTTCGTATATGTGTACCGTTAAgatatgtttttaataattcccatgaaatatttaatgaaaatgaacAGAAACAAATATTATCAACAGacgataaaaaattaaaaaaagtaagtgAACTTAATCAAAAACGATATAATACTTTAATTAAtgccaaaaaaaatatattaaagtgTATAAGAAATTTGGAAAATAAGTACGTATCAACATATAGAAATATTGATGGGTATACTGTAAAGAATTTAAAAGGAAACACGCCTTACCGCTTTTATGCCCCGCGCTTCCGATga
- the PmUG01_14080700 gene encoding serine/threonine protein kinase, putative — MLKFRSICTTLIGGKIYNINGRTIREEKLLSEGAYSFVYLAKDLNTNKIYSIKKTICQDKEKLEMAKKEINILKSLPPHKNIVQYYGSTVIAENNYRIVIMLMEYCEKGNLLNIFEKNKDKIKENHIVKILKDIITGLHFLHTQEIPIIHRDIKLENILCDNNGVYKICDFCSHTISNSIFPNDLVKNSFYILKEEIERDTTLIYRPPELIDLYSNLEISCKVDLWMVGCILYLLLFKIHPFQNNNNNLLSIINGSFTIPYNSKYSKRIISILLMTLNKNPQKRIDSTTLLFILENYADLKTWFMHIPADIKRRVNQIFEKMNELNLNNKKNELIEISSDKIVDVKISSKEYQVPVPKSSTNFLKFFSAGNTSADAFKKRVGLSAVETATAATSTTATSTAATSTAAISTAATSTAATSTAATSTAATSTAATSTAATSTAATSTAATSTATTSTAATSTDASLPGKGSNVVNDITQAKGVKLISIENITSAAVIAINDAKENVDLLNLDTKFHHTVVDPNENNKKGSKNNENILKDVQMDKDLNLFEMNCSNARNDDAGSRSIDVERNDQINRSSNDVNNSFNCFFDPWSVSNGSDVSASDKTFLTSLKKNSNKNFSQNGGSSFLNGSRSNFPYDGINFQNDGDFKFENSCTLNNCTNNFNEWKDNRKNCSNINDAFYNLDYFEEIDHDNHNDGNKSGSNDGPNNNDDGKNRDDNNIPNFDGSKTKTEEEGPYNWNNSILNDFKKRSSSKLIASDKNDKFSELLEDFQKTFIK; from the coding sequence ATGCTAAAGTTTAGGAGCATATGCACCACGTTAATAGGAGGAAAGATATACAACATAAATGGGAGGACCATAAGGGAGGAGAAACTATTATCTGAAGGAGCATATTCATTTGTATATTTGGCTAAAGatttaaatacaaataaaatatattctataaaaaaaactatatgtcaagataaggaaaaattagaaatggcaaaaaaagaaataaatatacttaaaagTTTACCTccacataaaaatattgttcaGTATTATGGGTCTACAGTTATTgcagaaaataattatagaatTGTAATTATGTTAATGGAATATTGTGAAAAGggaaatttattaaatatatttgaaaaaaataaagataaaatcAAAGAAAATCATATTGTTAAAATACTTAAGGATATAATAACAGGATTACATTTTCTACATACACAAGAAATACCAATTATCCATAGAGATATAAAactagaaaatattttatgcgATAATAATGGTGTTTATAAGATCTGCGATTTTTGCTCACATACAATTTCTAATTCAATATTTCCAAATGATTTagttaaaaattctttttatatattaaaagaagaaatagaaaGAGATacaacattaatatatagacCTCCTGAACTAATTGATTTATATTCAAATTTAGAAATATCATGTAAAGTTGATTTATGGATGGTTggatgtattttatatttattactttttaaaattcatccttttcaaaataataataataatctttTATCCATTATTAATGGTAGTTTTACTATTCCTTACAATTCTAAATATTCTAAAAGAATCATTTCTATTTTACTTATGactttaaataaaaaccCTCAAAAAAGAATTGACTCTACAACtcttttgttcattttaGAAAATTATGCAGACTTGAAAACCTGGTTCATGCATATTCCTGCAGATATAAAAAGGAGAGTTAATCAAATctttgaaaaaatgaatgaacTAAATCTAAACAATAAGAAAAACGAACTAATAGAAATTAGCAGCGATAAAATTGTAGATGTAAAAATTAGTTCAAAGGAGTATCAAGTTCCTGTGCCAAAGAGCAGTACTAACTTTTTGAAATTCTTCAGTGCAGGAAATACGTCTGCGGACGCGTTTAAGAAAAGGGTGGGCCTGTCGGCGGTCGAGACGGCAACTGCTGCTACATCTACTACTGCTACATCGACTGCTGCTACATCGACTGCTGCTATATCGACTGCTGCTACATCGACTGCCGCTACATCGACTGCTGCTACATCGACTGCTGCTACATCGACTGCCGCTACATCGACTGCTGCTACATCGACTGCCGCTACATCGACTGCCGCTACATCGACTGCTACCACTTCTACTGCTGCCACTTCTACCGATGCTTCTCTCCCTGGGAAGGGGAGCAACGTGGTGAACGACATTACACAAGCAAAGGGAGTTAAACTCATAAGCattgaaaatataacaagCGCAGCTGTTATTGCTATAAATGATGCAAAAGAAAACGTGGACTTGTTAAACCTCGACACAAAATTTCATCATACAGTGGTGGATCCAAATGAGAACAACAAAAAGGGTTccaaaaataatgaaaacatattaaaagatGTCCAAATGGACAAGGATCTAAATTTATTTGAGATGAACTGTAGCAATGCACGCAATGATGATGCCGGGAGTAGAAGCATCGACGTAGAACGAAACGATCAAATTAACAGGAGCAGCAATGATGTTAACAACAGctttaattgtttttttgaCCCCTGGAGCGTTTCCAATGGAAGTGATGTATCTGCCTCTGATAAGACTTTCTTAACgtccttaaaaaaaaatagtaacaaGAATTTCTCTCAAAATGGTGGTAGCAGTTTTCTAAATGGTAGTAGAAGTAACTTCCCATATGATGGTATCAACTTTCAGAATGATGGAGATTTTAAGTTCGAAAATTCGTGTACACTAAATAACTGTACAAACAACTTTAACGAGTGGAAAGACAACCGTAAAAATTGCTCTAATATTAATGACGCTTTCTATAATTTAGACTACTTTGAAGAAATAGATCATGATAATCATAATGATGGTAATAAAAGTGGTTCTAATGATGGTcctaataataatgatgatggTAAGAACAGGGATGATAACAATATTCCCAATTTTGACGGgagtaaaacaaaaacagAAGAGGAGGGCCCTTATAATTGGAACAATTCCATTTTAAATGACTTTAAAAAGAGAAGCTCGTCCAAACTGATTGCATCAGACAAGAACGACAAGTTTTCAGAACTCCTTGAGGATTTTCAAAAAACTTTCATCAAATGA
- the DPAP2 gene encoding dipeptidyl aminopeptidase 2, putative produces the protein MKYLLFFFSFVLLVCLTKGDLPIHALMGDVIGVWEIKETKSMSERAVHCGGGIPNRNLENLSSHLKDYEKFLKRKYGNINKILVKLTMEKIKVANETNPRNKWTYLAVRSVNNNAIIGYWTMVYDEGFEIRLKGRRYFGLFKYEKRPSESCPEAIENKNEKDSRCYKTDPTKTHIGWVLDEQIEETTREKKFQWGCFYGQKDQKTDVSAFVIHNEKKIPEHDNNNLGGEIKSEEEKGLSFSVLTQRANYQKIRLALEKLYGKTKTSLANIYGDIGDKIYGCHKQDIVNLKIRLTLPKNFTWGDPYTDENFNEEVDEQRDCGSCYSISSVYILEKRFEIMSWKKYKKKINIPKLSYQSVISCSPYNQGCDGGFPFLVGKHMYEFGILSESLMKYENNDTVKCKMNIGTYNSSYFYGYYKNKTDDIFYASNYNYINGCYECSNEYDMMNEILMNGPIVAAINATPQLLNLYNLNDKNIVYDTVTNENQVCDVPNEGFNGWQQTNHAIAIVGWGEQTDENNKLVKYWIIRNTWGNKWGYKGYLKFQRGINLAGIESQAVFIDPDFSRGRPKELLAKQQA, from the exons atgaaatatttattatttttcttttcttttgtGTTGTTGGTTTGTCTGACGAAGGGAGACTTGCCTATACATGCCCTTATG GGCGATGTAATTGGAGTGTGGGAAATTAAGGAAACAAAATCGATGAGTGAGCGGGCGGTACACTGTGGTGGGGGTATACCTAATCGGAATTTGGAAAACCTCAGTTCAC ATTTAAAGGATTacgaaaaatttttaaaaagaaaatatggaaatataaataaaatattagttaAGCTAACAATGGAAAAGATCAAAGTTGCAAATGAGACCAATCCAAGAAATAAGTGGACGTACCTTGCAGTAAGAAGTGTTAACAATAATGCAATTATCGGCTACTG GACGATGGTCTACGATGAAGGATTTGAAATAAGACTAAAGGGAAGAAGATACTTCG gattatttaaatatgaaaagagACCTAGTGAAAGTTGTCCGGAAGCAATAGAAA ataaaaatgaaaaagattcGAGATGTTACAAAACTGATCCAACGAAAACACACATTGGGTGGGTTCTTGATGAACAAATTGAAGAAACGacaagagaaaaaaaattccaaTGGGGTTGTTTTTATGGACAAAAGGATCAAAAGACGGATGTTTCAGCTTTCGTCATACATAACGAGAAGAAAATACCTGAGCATGATAACAACAACCTTGG GGGGGAGATCAAGTCCGAGGAGGAAAAAGGACTGAGTTTCTCAGTCCTCACACAGAGGGCTAATTACCAGAAGATAAGATTAGCCTTAGAAAAATTGTATGGAAAGACAAAAACGAGTTTGG cCAACATTTACGGAGATATAGGAGACAAGATATATGGATGCCACAAGCAAGATATTGTAAACCTGAAAATCCGATTGACCCTACCCAAAAATTTTACATGGGGTGATCCCTATACTGATGAGAATTTTAATGAAGAAGTGGATGAACAGAGAGACTGTGGGAGTTGCTATTCCATATCAagtgtatacatattagAGAAACGATTTGAAATAATGTcttggaaaaaatataaaaaaaaaataaatattccaaAGTTGTCATACCAATCTGTTATTAGTTGCTCTCCATATAATCAGGGATGTGATGGTGGGTTTCCTTTTCTTGTTGGAAAGCATATGTATGAATTCGGAATACTGTCAGAAAGtttaatgaaatatgaaaataatgatacTGTTAAATGTAAGATGAATATAGGAACATATAATTCATCTTATTTTTATggttattataaaaataaaactgaTGATATATTCTATGCTTCTAActataattacataaatggATGTTATGAATGCTCAAATGAATATGATATGATGaatgaaattttaatgaatggCCCTATAGTAGCAGCTATTAATGCAACTCCACAACTGTTAAATTTGTATAATCTAAATGACAAAAATATAGTTTACGATACTGTAACTAATGAAAACCAAGTATGTGATGTACCAAATGAAGGATTTAATGGATGGCAACAAACAAACCATGCAATTGCAATTGTTGGATGGGGAGAACAAAcagatgaaaataataaacttgTTAAATATTGGATTATAAGAAATACTTGGGGTAATAAATGGGGGTATAAAGGTTATCTCAAATTTCAGAGAGGCATCAACTTGGCGGGCATTGAATCCCAAGCTGTCTTCATCGATCCAGACTTCTCGAGGGGACGACCCAAGGAGCTCCTAGCAAAGCAGCAAGCGTAA